A part of Saccharomonospora amisosensis genomic DNA contains:
- a CDS encoding pilin, translating to MAFWLPRLLLVGELVAVALVATAASAPAETTQVLALAPTIDAVLTNIRNWIMGILALLATVFLTIGGTRYVLANGDPSEVEKAKQAFKNSGFGYALAALAPLVVEILRGIVGA from the coding sequence TTGGCGTTCTGGTTGCCGCGCCTGCTGCTCGTCGGCGAGCTGGTCGCCGTCGCCCTGGTGGCCACCGCCGCGTCCGCGCCCGCCGAGACTACTCAAGTACTCGCCTTGGCACCCACGATCGACGCGGTCCTGACCAACATCCGCAACTGGATCATGGGGATCTTGGCGCTGCTGGCCACCGTGTTCTTGACCATCGGTGGGACGCGCTACGTGCTGGCCAACGGCGACCCGAGTGAGGTCGAGAAGGCCAAGCAGGCGTTCAAGAACTCGGGCTTCGGCTACGCGCTGGCCGCGCTGGCTCCGCTGGTGGTCGAGATCCTCCGCGGCATCGTCGGGGCGTGA
- a CDS encoding DNA modification methylase codes for MNQHNTRPASVWDTGRTSTRQQLKDRYIGATRSDGALTPVIARHIIATYTGADDTVCDPNPGAGIVLSEAVRTGRHAVGIQPQRRWQSACEANLDLARLAGPTGTATMLDGVDDPRAADLPGAIDLVLTGLRHTPTADPTRVLVRLYDTLNAVADWVWPGGHVIVTCRPWRRHGRLIDLPGQISDAADAIGLVPADHCIALTAPIRGNQVRPRVVTRAVGTNDDTDEHGQPLARAAHVDVLVFRVPHTPADAIAAACEVRRAAA; via the coding sequence ATGAACCAGCACAACACCCGGCCCGCCAGCGTGTGGGACACCGGCCGCACCAGCACCCGCCAGCAGCTCAAGGACCGCTACATCGGCGCCACCCGCAGCGACGGCGCGCTCACCCCGGTCATCGCCCGGCACATCATCGCCACCTACACCGGTGCTGATGACACCGTCTGCGACCCCAACCCCGGCGCCGGGATCGTGCTCAGCGAAGCAGTTCGTACCGGACGGCACGCCGTTGGTATCCAGCCCCAGCGCCGGTGGCAGTCGGCCTGCGAGGCCAACCTCGACCTCGCCCGGCTGGCCGGTCCCACCGGAACCGCCACCATGCTCGACGGCGTCGACGACCCGCGCGCCGCCGACCTGCCCGGGGCGATCGACCTCGTCCTCACCGGGCTACGGCACACCCCCACAGCGGACCCGACCAGAGTGCTCGTCCGGCTCTACGACACCCTCAATGCCGTCGCCGACTGGGTCTGGCCCGGCGGGCACGTCATCGTCACCTGCCGCCCCTGGCGACGCCACGGACGCCTGATCGACCTCCCCGGCCAGATCAGCGACGCCGCGGACGCCATCGGTCTCGTCCCTGCCGATCACTGCATCGCCCTGACCGCTCCCATCCGCGGCAATCAAGTACGGCCCCGCGTAGTCACCCGGGCGGTAGGCACCAACGACGACACCGACGAGCACGGCCAACCGCTCGCCCGAGCGGCCCACGTCGACGTGCTCGTCTTCCGGGTTCCCCACACGCCGGCCGACGCGATCGCGGCGGCTTGCGAAGTGAGGAGGGCCGCCGCGTGA
- a CDS encoding DNA-methyltransferase: protein MTTSSGLYYRDPHIQLHVGDATTVLATLPDGSVDCVVTSPPYWGLRDYGTATWIGGNPRCQHTLGTTPHQRRSPKATYPAEATRNGEKRCRRCGAVCQDLQYGHEPTPEKYVEQLRRALSEVWRILAPEGTVWLNLGDSYSSNSDGYVCARRGNPRQPSYRPAAVVSHKSLVGMPWRVAFALQNDGWIIRNAIVWHKPNGMPESVQDRLSCRYEMLFLLVKQQHYFFNLDAIREPYTADRPLRRKTHYGGNKDNTIKMYWTPQAKGKNPGDVWSMSTRPLREAHCAPFPIDMPLRCIAAGCPEDGLVLDPFSGAGTTGLAARQLNRQFCGIDLRPDYHDIFLNRLADQNGEICNTAA, encoded by the coding sequence GTGACGACCTCCTCCGGCCTCTACTACCGCGACCCCCACATCCAACTCCACGTGGGCGACGCCACCACCGTCCTGGCCACGCTGCCTGACGGCTCGGTGGACTGCGTGGTGACCTCCCCGCCCTACTGGGGACTCCGCGACTACGGCACCGCGACGTGGATCGGCGGTAACCCCCGCTGCCAGCACACGCTCGGCACCACTCCCCATCAGCGGCGATCGCCGAAAGCGACCTACCCCGCCGAAGCGACCAGAAACGGTGAGAAACGATGCCGCCGCTGCGGCGCCGTCTGCCAGGACTTGCAATACGGCCATGAACCCACGCCAGAGAAATATGTCGAGCAATTACGACGAGCATTGTCCGAGGTCTGGCGAATTCTCGCCCCCGAGGGCACGGTCTGGCTCAATCTCGGGGACAGTTACAGCTCCAACAGTGACGGATATGTATGTGCTCGCCGCGGTAATCCACGCCAACCGTCCTATCGCCCGGCCGCGGTCGTTTCCCACAAGAGTCTTGTCGGCATGCCCTGGCGAGTCGCCTTCGCACTCCAAAACGACGGCTGGATCATTCGCAACGCCATCGTCTGGCACAAACCCAACGGGATGCCAGAATCAGTTCAAGACCGATTGTCCTGTCGTTACGAAATGCTGTTCCTTCTAGTGAAGCAACAGCACTACTTCTTCAACCTCGACGCCATTCGGGAACCGTACACGGCCGATCGTCCGCTTCGCCGGAAAACACACTACGGCGGCAACAAAGACAACACGATCAAAATGTACTGGACCCCACAAGCAAAGGGAAAGAACCCGGGCGACGTCTGGTCGATGTCCACCAGGCCCCTCCGGGAAGCACACTGCGCACCCTTTCCGATTGACATGCCCCTGCGCTGCATTGCTGCCGGATGCCCCGAAGACGGACTCGTCCTCGATCCATTTTCCGGAGCAGGCACGACCGGGCTAGCGGCACGCCAACTGAACCGGCAATTCTGCGGTATCGATCTCCGCCCCGATTACCACGACATCTTTTTGAATCGTCTCGCCGATCAGAATGGCGAGATCTGCAACACCGCAGCGTGA
- a CDS encoding recombinase family protein gives MRNTQKDEPGRPSWLERLRHKLDEADIADMQMRLDQPPRQVRTYHQALARRSQLVLVQRVREGQWLGAAPYGYRRVSQTAGDDSAGREQRYRLVVDHSRADAVPVIFDWYVGQRIGISAIAARLAGDVDRYPAPLDQRTGRQRYWTVYTVRTILTNPAYLGYAVWRRRWHGRVQPREHWIWSDGPSHPALVDPDLFWTAYDLASRPPWLTAALARTR, from the coding sequence ATGAGAAACACACAAAAAGACGAGCCTGGTCGTCCGAGCTGGTTGGAACGTCTCCGGCACAAGCTCGACGAGGCCGACATCGCCGACATGCAGATGCGTCTGGACCAGCCGCCCCGGCAGGTGCGCACGTATCACCAGGCATTGGCTCGCCGATCCCAACTCGTTCTCGTGCAGCGAGTCCGCGAAGGCCAGTGGCTCGGTGCCGCACCGTACGGCTATCGCCGCGTCTCGCAGACGGCTGGGGACGACTCGGCCGGGCGGGAACAGCGATACCGGCTGGTCGTCGACCACAGTCGCGCCGACGCCGTGCCGGTGATCTTCGACTGGTACGTGGGCCAACGGATAGGAATCAGCGCGATTGCCGCTCGACTGGCCGGTGACGTGGACCGGTATCCAGCACCGCTCGACCAGCGAACCGGCCGACAGCGATACTGGACCGTGTACACGGTCAGGACGATCCTGACGAATCCGGCCTATCTCGGCTACGCCGTGTGGCGCCGCCGTTGGCACGGCCGAGTCCAGCCGCGAGAGCACTGGATCTGGTCGGACGGACCAAGCCACCCAGCCTTGGTGGACCCGGACCTGTTCTGGACCGCGTACGACCTGGCCTCCAGGCCACCGTGGCTCACCGCAGCGCTGGCCAGGACACGGTGA
- a CDS encoding alkaline phosphatase D family protein, translating to MPDHDGTFLSSLSASRRRVLAGTAALGASMLGSMSVFARTSSAQSIAQAPFTLGVASGDPWPDGVVLWTRLASDPLAADGRGGMPDRPISVEYQVATDEKFRRIAAAGQSLAQPEAGHSVHIELSGLQPGREYFYRFRAERTISPVGRTKTAPAPGTRLDRFAFAFASCQNYPVGFYNAYAHMAEEDLDLVAFLGDYIYEGDAQGDLGRGHVPNAEIWSLADYRVRHAQYRSDADLQAAHAAFPWAMVFDDHEVENNWASDISQPDNEPDADPEVFRRRRARAFQAYYEHMPMRRAQRPIGPDVHMYRRLTFGDLADIYLLDTRQYRSDQVGDAERHDPSRTILGAEQKAWLFEQTGGPTARWNVLAQQVFFSQRDFVAGSGTNFSNDAWDGYRVERDAVRDHLAASGTSNPVVITGDVHASYVCDVKADFNDPASATVATELVGTSISSGGDGVDQRDSDAVQLSENPHIKFINRRRGYVRNTLTPTEWIADYRIVDHVTKRGAPIRNRATFRISDGHPGAERV from the coding sequence ATGCCCGATCACGACGGAACATTCCTGTCGTCACTGTCCGCGTCGCGTCGCCGAGTCCTTGCCGGAACCGCCGCACTTGGTGCTTCGATGCTCGGATCGATGTCGGTTTTCGCGCGCACGTCGAGTGCCCAGTCGATCGCACAGGCACCGTTCACGCTCGGAGTGGCCTCCGGCGACCCGTGGCCTGACGGCGTCGTGCTGTGGACTCGGCTGGCCTCGGACCCGCTCGCGGCGGACGGCCGGGGCGGCATGCCGGACCGGCCCATCTCGGTGGAGTACCAGGTCGCCACGGACGAAAAGTTCCGCCGGATCGCGGCGGCGGGCCAGTCGCTGGCACAGCCGGAAGCGGGCCACTCCGTCCACATCGAACTATCCGGGCTCCAGCCGGGAAGAGAGTACTTCTACCGGTTCCGCGCCGAGAGGACCATCAGCCCCGTCGGCCGAACCAAGACGGCTCCCGCACCCGGAACCCGGCTCGACCGGTTCGCGTTCGCGTTCGCCAGCTGCCAGAACTACCCGGTAGGCTTCTACAACGCCTACGCGCACATGGCGGAAGAGGACCTCGACCTGGTCGCCTTCCTCGGTGACTACATCTACGAAGGCGACGCGCAGGGCGATCTGGGCCGCGGTCACGTGCCCAACGCCGAGATCTGGTCACTCGCCGACTACCGGGTGCGGCACGCGCAGTACCGCTCCGATGCCGACCTGCAGGCGGCGCACGCGGCGTTCCCGTGGGCGATGGTGTTCGACGACCACGAGGTCGAAAACAACTGGGCAAGCGACATCTCGCAGCCGGACAACGAACCCGACGCCGACCCAGAAGTGTTCCGGCGACGACGCGCGAGGGCGTTCCAGGCCTACTACGAGCACATGCCGATGCGACGCGCACAACGCCCAATCGGCCCTGACGTGCACATGTACCGCAGGCTCACCTTCGGCGATCTGGCCGACATCTACCTGCTCGACACCCGGCAGTATCGCAGCGACCAGGTAGGTGACGCGGAGCGCCACGACCCCAGTCGTACGATCCTCGGCGCCGAGCAGAAGGCGTGGCTGTTCGAGCAGACCGGGGGACCGACCGCCCGCTGGAACGTACTCGCCCAGCAGGTGTTCTTCTCACAGCGCGACTTCGTCGCGGGCTCGGGCACCAACTTCAGCAACGACGCCTGGGACGGTTACCGGGTCGAGCGCGACGCGGTCCGCGACCACCTCGCCGCGTCCGGCACCAGCAACCCCGTCGTTATCACCGGCGACGTGCACGCCAGCTACGTCTGTGACGTCAAAGCCGACTTCAACGACCCGGCATCCGCCACCGTGGCTACCGAACTGGTCGGGACCTCGATCTCCAGCGGCGGCGACGGCGTGGACCAACGCGACAGCGATGCCGTTCAACTGTCCGAGAATCCGCACATCAAGTTCATCAACCGCCGGCGCGGATACGTGCGCAACACCCTCACACCCACCGAGTGGATCGCCGACTACCGCATCGTCGACCACGTCACCAAGCGCGGCGCGCCGATCCGCAACCGCGCGACCTTCCGCATCAGCGACGGCCACCCCGGCGCCGAGCGAGTCTGA
- a CDS encoding alkaline phosphatase PhoX, which yields MDRRHFLRAAVAGAGTVAFGFSVTPTAIAYPARTGPSPYGELRAADANGIMLPSGFTSRVIARSGHAVAGTGYPWHSAPDGGACFADGTGWIYVSNSEAGSGAGGVSAVRFDSAATITDAYQILSGTTRNCAGGPTPWNTWISCEEHDGGYCWETDPWGAKAAVRRDAMGRFTHEAAACDLVREVVYLTEDKPDGGFYRFVPATWGDLSSGTLEVLTDELTWVTISDPEGRPRATRRQVPNMKVFNGGEGAFYRNDVCYFTTKGDNKVWAYNAASNTLDVVYDDNLTSNPPLSGVDNITADSHVGDLYVAEDGGNMEICVITPDDVVAPFLRVTNQNSSELCGVAFNPAGDRMYFSSQRGTAGSSSDGITYEINGPFRTSLTG from the coding sequence ATGGATCGTCGTCATTTCCTGCGTGCCGCCGTCGCCGGCGCCGGCACCGTGGCCTTCGGTTTCAGCGTGACGCCCACCGCGATCGCGTATCCCGCCCGGACCGGCCCGAGCCCGTACGGCGAGCTGCGGGCCGCCGATGCCAACGGCATCATGCTGCCGTCCGGTTTCACCAGCCGGGTGATCGCGCGCTCCGGGCACGCCGTCGCCGGCACCGGCTACCCCTGGCACAGCGCGCCCGACGGCGGTGCGTGCTTCGCCGATGGCACGGGTTGGATCTACGTATCGAACTCCGAGGCCGGCAGCGGCGCGGGTGGAGTGAGCGCGGTCCGCTTCGACTCCGCCGCCACGATCACCGACGCGTACCAGATCCTGTCCGGCACCACCCGCAATTGCGCGGGTGGGCCGACGCCATGGAACACCTGGATCTCGTGCGAGGAGCACGACGGCGGCTACTGCTGGGAGACCGACCCGTGGGGCGCCAAGGCCGCGGTGCGCCGCGACGCGATGGGCCGGTTCACCCACGAAGCCGCGGCATGCGACCTGGTCCGCGAGGTCGTCTATCTCACCGAGGACAAGCCCGACGGCGGCTTCTACCGGTTCGTTCCCGCCACGTGGGGTGACCTTTCCAGCGGCACACTCGAAGTACTCACCGACGAGCTCACCTGGGTAACGATCTCGGACCCGGAGGGCAGGCCCCGTGCTACCCGCAGGCAGGTGCCGAACATGAAGGTCTTCAACGGTGGCGAGGGTGCCTTCTACCGCAACGATGTCTGCTATTTCACCACCAAGGGCGACAACAAGGTGTGGGCATACAACGCCGCGTCGAACACCCTCGACGTCGTCTACGACGACAACCTCACTTCGAACCCACCGCTGTCCGGTGTGGACAACATCACCGCCGACAGCCACGTCGGTGATCTCTACGTCGCCGAGGACGGCGGGAACATGGAAATCTGCGTCATCACACCCGACGACGTCGTCGCGCCGTTCCTGCGGGTCACCAACCAGAACTCCTCCGAACTGTGCGGAGTGGCATTCAACCCGGCCGGCGACCGGATGTACTTCTCCTCGCAGCGTGGCACCGCCGGTTCGTCCAGCGATGGCATCACCTACGAGATCAACGGCCCGTTCCGCACCTCGCTGACCGGTTGA
- a CDS encoding HupE/UreJ family protein — protein sequence MISALVENAPVGIEHILGGFDHLLFVVVLLLGATTWRAVMILVTCFTVAHSATLAMAVFGWVHVPDAIIEPLIALSIVYAAAETALAREPRHQPYLVFGFGLVHGLGFATNLSLGGETGGALAGGLLGFNLGIEAGQLLIITVVFPLLLLIRRRDWSKHAQPVAAGMAATFGLFWFVERLLSSVGGAA from the coding sequence ATGATCTCTGCGTTGGTCGAGAACGCCCCCGTTGGGATCGAGCACATCCTCGGCGGGTTCGACCACCTGCTGTTCGTTGTTGTGCTGCTGTTGGGCGCGACAACGTGGCGGGCGGTGATGATACTGGTCACCTGCTTCACTGTCGCGCACAGCGCCACCCTCGCCATGGCTGTCTTCGGCTGGGTCCACGTCCCCGACGCGATCATCGAACCGCTCATCGCGCTGTCTATTGTGTACGCCGCTGCCGAGACGGCGCTCGCCAGGGAACCACGGCACCAGCCGTACCTCGTGTTCGGCTTCGGACTGGTGCACGGCCTGGGTTTCGCGACCAACCTGAGCCTCGGCGGTGAGACCGGCGGAGCGCTCGCGGGCGGCCTGCTCGGGTTCAACCTCGGCATCGAAGCGGGACAACTGCTAATCATCACCGTCGTCTTCCCGCTGCTGCTGCTCATTCGCAGGAGAGACTGGTCGAAACACGCACAACCTGTGGCCGCGGGCATGGCCGCGACCTTCGGGCTGTTCTGGTTCGTGGAGCGGCTTCTCAGCAGCGTCGGAGGCGCCGCGTGA
- a CDS encoding calcineurin-like phosphoesterase C-terminal domain-containing protein, whose amino-acid sequence MTLAVATATVSASSAGDQSAIKPTDYVGSVEVVRDSAAEPPKTARGVVFHDVDRDSRHDGNRERGVAGVAVSNGRDVVRTGRDGSYELPVYDGMTVFVTKPSGYLTPVDSDGFPQFFYHHLPDGSPDLRFDGLPPTGPLPKAINFPLLRSPERGEMDCAVIGDTQTYSNREIGYLRDGVVADLAQRDDLDACGALIVGDVTGDDLGLYPRIKQVMGLSDVPVRAVPGNHDIDFDATDDKNSFDTYRREIGPSYYSYDVGDMHFIGLDNVRYPCTPDDNADGKHAFCDDPTNHPTYNGVIGEEQLAWVANDLATVPKDKLVVIATHIPLVGYRDMNTTKHQTDDVTELYRLLDGRPALSVSGHTQALENFERGDSYAGWKDNVGVNAVPFQHIVVGAASGSWWTGDLGVDGLPETLQRGGAPPGYVNLKVDGNEYVDTYRATGRPADEQMSLSLSSPFFREWYRAIDEWSAQNPPTSATPPPVNINDLGDPNLLTTADLADGGSWLVANVWNGTTSSEVTVRIDDREPVRATPTQNATGEGQRAGAEYTDPYAVMRQVQVTRYGLASTSGDARAQGWEVFRGDKFGPGPAQPLPRWLWADRSSHLWRLPLPADLEVGGHTATVRATDADGREFVSSIQFEVVDERPPMQFRTEKFAQPTG is encoded by the coding sequence GTGACGCTGGCCGTCGCGACGGCAACGGTCTCGGCGTCCTCAGCAGGTGACCAGTCCGCGATCAAGCCGACCGACTACGTGGGCTCGGTCGAGGTGGTGCGTGACTCCGCCGCCGAGCCACCGAAGACAGCACGAGGCGTCGTGTTCCACGACGTCGATCGGGACAGCCGTCACGACGGGAACCGTGAGCGAGGGGTCGCGGGTGTCGCCGTCTCGAACGGGAGGGACGTGGTGCGCACCGGCCGCGACGGCAGCTACGAGCTGCCGGTGTATGACGGCATGACCGTGTTCGTGACCAAACCATCGGGGTACCTGACGCCGGTGGACTCCGACGGGTTCCCGCAGTTCTTCTATCACCACCTCCCGGACGGCTCGCCCGACCTGCGGTTCGACGGCCTGCCCCCGACCGGTCCGCTGCCCAAGGCGATCAACTTCCCACTGCTGCGCTCCCCCGAGCGGGGCGAGATGGACTGCGCCGTCATCGGTGACACGCAGACCTACAGCAACCGGGAGATCGGATACCTGCGTGACGGCGTCGTCGCCGACCTGGCTCAGCGTGACGACCTCGACGCGTGTGGCGCACTCATCGTCGGCGACGTAACCGGTGATGACCTCGGCCTGTACCCGCGCATCAAGCAGGTGATGGGCCTGTCCGACGTTCCGGTGCGAGCGGTGCCCGGAAACCACGACATCGACTTCGACGCCACCGACGACAAGAACTCGTTCGACACTTATCGGCGCGAGATCGGACCGTCGTACTACTCCTACGACGTCGGTGACATGCACTTCATCGGGCTGGACAACGTGCGCTACCCGTGCACCCCGGACGACAACGCCGACGGCAAACACGCCTTCTGCGACGACCCCACGAACCACCCGACCTACAACGGGGTGATCGGCGAGGAGCAGCTGGCGTGGGTGGCCAACGACCTGGCCACCGTGCCGAAGGACAAGCTTGTCGTCATCGCCACGCACATCCCGCTGGTGGGCTACCGCGACATGAACACCACCAAGCACCAGACCGACGACGTCACCGAGCTGTACCGACTGCTCGACGGCCGACCCGCGCTCTCGGTGTCCGGCCACACGCAAGCCCTGGAGAACTTCGAGCGGGGCGACAGCTACGCGGGTTGGAAGGACAACGTCGGCGTCAACGCGGTGCCGTTTCAGCACATCGTGGTGGGCGCGGCATCCGGCTCGTGGTGGACCGGCGACCTCGGCGTCGACGGCCTGCCCGAAACCCTGCAACGCGGCGGCGCGCCACCCGGCTACGTGAACCTCAAGGTGGACGGCAACGAGTACGTCGACACCTACCGCGCCACCGGGCGCCCCGCCGACGAGCAGATGTCGCTGTCGCTGTCGTCGCCGTTCTTCCGTGAGTGGTACCGCGCCATCGACGAGTGGAGTGCGCAGAACCCACCGACCTCGGCGACGCCACCGCCGGTGAACATCAACGACCTCGGCGACCCCAACCTGCTGACGACTGCGGACCTGGCCGACGGGGGTAGCTGGCTGGTGGCCAACGTCTGGAACGGCACCACCAGCTCCGAAGTCACCGTGCGGATCGACGACCGAGAACCGGTGCGGGCCACCCCCACCCAGAATGCGACGGGCGAGGGGCAGCGCGCCGGTGCGGAGTACACCGACCCGTACGCCGTCATGCGGCAAGTGCAGGTGACCCGCTACGGGCTCGCGAGCACCTCCGGTGACGCGCGCGCCCAAGGCTGGGAGGTCTTCCGCGGCGACAAGTTCGGCCCCGGCCCGGCACAGCCGCTGCCCCGCTGGTTGTGGGCCGACCGGTCCAGCCACCTGTGGCGGTTGCCCCTGCCCGCCGATCTTGAGGTGGGTGGCCATACCGCCACCGTGAGGGCAACCGACGCGGACGGTCGCGAGTTCGTCAGCAGCATCCAGTTCGAGGTCGTTGACGAACGCCCGCCGATGCAGTTCCGCACGGAGAAGTTCGCGCAGCCAACCGGCTGA
- a CDS encoding alkaline phosphatase D family protein encodes MRRYGTLLGRELGIAELLSFAKRNKIRNMVWLTADVHFTSAHHYDPSLASFTDFDPFWEFVSGPLNAAVQVAGHGNTSPSACGWSSRSSHRRPK; translated from the coding sequence GTGCGCCGCTACGGCACCTTGCTCGGCCGGGAGCTGGGGATCGCCGAACTGCTCTCGTTCGCCAAGCGCAACAAGATCCGCAACATGGTGTGGCTGACCGCGGACGTGCATTTCACCTCGGCGCACCACTACGACCCCTCCCTGGCGTCCTTCACCGACTTCGACCCGTTCTGGGAGTTCGTGTCCGGTCCGCTGAACGCGGCCGTGCAGGTGGCCGGGCACGGTAACACGTCACCTTCGGCCTGCGGGTGGTCTTCGAGAAGCTCGCACCGTCGACCGAAATGA
- a CDS encoding MFS transporter, protein MDAPLSLPRNRAVPVLWFGQFAAVAGLTVVVPLLPFYLSDLGVTAAAVPWWTAVALAAPAVTQLITAPLWGMVGDRYGHKAMVVRAHAGLALAVGLLSLADGPGEFLTYRLLQGAFGGVASATATYVSSLSAPGRRGRALGGLFGATAAGSLLGPLVGSVLAGQFGFEALFGCVAALLLASACLALVVLPRAHDGAPGHGGGESRWALREVAIRLLGNRYSRSILLAGLLAQAAIYALVVVFAPRVEQITSSMASATVWVGTLQAVTWAASLPGGLWWGRRNDRRSVHAGFAIATACCGVAVGLQALPTAPEMLLPLRLAQGFCFAALVQSVLNVAAAVIPAEARGTAVGMVSGLLDLGQVGGPVLGALAVSLLSVPGAFPVAAILLTAAAALALSGTRRHPSAKDQTALAAPLLIEVNR, encoded by the coding sequence ATGGACGCTCCGCTCAGCCTGCCGCGCAACCGCGCCGTCCCAGTGCTGTGGTTCGGCCAGTTCGCCGCCGTAGCCGGGCTCACCGTCGTGGTCCCGCTGCTCCCGTTCTACCTTTCGGACCTCGGAGTCACGGCCGCGGCCGTGCCGTGGTGGACCGCGGTCGCGCTGGCCGCGCCCGCGGTGACCCAGCTGATCACCGCACCGCTGTGGGGGATGGTTGGTGACCGGTACGGCCACAAGGCCATGGTGGTGCGCGCGCACGCGGGACTGGCACTCGCGGTCGGGTTGCTGTCGCTGGCTGACGGTCCCGGCGAGTTCCTCACCTATCGCCTCCTGCAGGGCGCATTCGGCGGGGTGGCGAGTGCGACGGCCACCTACGTCAGTTCGCTGTCCGCACCCGGCAGGCGAGGCCGTGCGCTGGGCGGGTTGTTCGGCGCCACCGCGGCAGGCTCGTTGCTCGGACCTCTGGTCGGCAGCGTGCTCGCCGGACAGTTCGGCTTCGAGGCGCTGTTCGGCTGCGTCGCGGCGCTGCTGCTGGCCTCCGCCTGCCTGGCGCTCGTCGTGCTGCCTCGCGCACATGACGGCGCACCCGGACATGGCGGCGGCGAATCGAGATGGGCACTGCGGGAGGTGGCGATTCGGCTGCTGGGCAACCGGTACAGCCGCTCGATCCTGCTGGCCGGTCTCCTCGCACAGGCGGCCATCTACGCGCTGGTAGTGGTTTTCGCCCCGCGAGTAGAGCAGATCACCAGTTCAATGGCGTCCGCGACGGTGTGGGTAGGGACACTGCAGGCGGTCACGTGGGCGGCGTCGCTGCCGGGTGGGCTGTGGTGGGGCAGGCGCAACGACCGGCGCTCGGTACACGCCGGCTTCGCGATCGCGACCGCGTGCTGCGGTGTCGCCGTCGGCCTGCAGGCGCTGCCCACCGCACCGGAGATGTTGCTGCCGTTGCGATTGGCCCAGGGATTCTGCTTCGCCGCACTCGTCCAGTCCGTGCTCAACGTGGCAGCCGCGGTGATACCCGCCGAAGCGCGCGGCACCGCGGTGGGCATGGTGAGCGGGCTGCTTGATCTGGGACAGGTCGGCGGGCCCGTGCTCGGCGCGCTCGCCGTCAGCCTGCTGTCCGTTCCTGGCGCCTTCCCCGTCGCCGCAATCCTGCTGACCGCGGCGGCCGCTCTGGCCCTGTCGGGCACCCGGCGGCACCCGAGCGCAAAGGACCAGACCGCCCTCGCGGCCCCGCTCCTGATCGAGGTGAACCGTTGA
- a CDS encoding FecCD family ABC transporter permease has translation MSWAGARSLGRPAIGLLVALLLLTAAVLFGLAFGSRALPLPDVLHVLVRRDESDAAIIVWEQRIPRTLLGVLVGAALGVSGVLAQAITRNPLADPALLGVSAGAALAIVVGTFAFGITTLATQIVAASVGAAVVGGAVLSLAGYGRAGMAPSSLALVGLSVSAMIVAVISVLVLLDAKTLDEYRFWLVGAFAGRGTPTLTTVTPVLLAGLALTGVAVRGLDALALGDDVARGIGIRVSRTRLVAGLGVILLTSTAVAAVGPIGFVGLVVPHAARALTGPRHGWLLPYAAVLGATLLVAADVVGRVVVRPGELQVGVVTAVVGAPVVLLLVRRAKLAGAVL, from the coding sequence ATGTCATGGGCGGGGGCGCGATCACTCGGCAGACCGGCCATCGGCCTGCTTGTCGCACTGCTGCTACTCACGGCCGCGGTGCTGTTCGGCCTGGCCTTCGGTAGCCGTGCTCTGCCACTGCCCGACGTACTGCACGTTTTGGTCAGGCGTGACGAGAGCGACGCGGCGATCATCGTGTGGGAGCAGCGCATTCCGCGAACACTGCTGGGGGTGCTGGTCGGCGCCGCGCTGGGCGTCAGCGGAGTGCTCGCCCAGGCCATCACCCGCAACCCGCTGGCTGATCCGGCGCTGCTCGGTGTGTCGGCCGGTGCGGCGCTGGCGATCGTCGTCGGGACCTTCGCGTTCGGCATCACGACCTTGGCGACACAGATCGTGGCCGCCAGCGTAGGCGCGGCGGTGGTTGGTGGGGCTGTGCTGTCGCTGGCAGGCTACGGTCGCGCCGGTATGGCACCGTCGTCGCTCGCCCTGGTGGGGTTGTCGGTGTCCGCGATGATCGTGGCGGTCATCTCCGTCCTGGTCCTGCTCGACGCCAAGACCCTCGACGAGTACCGGTTCTGGCTGGTGGGTGCGTTCGCGGGTCGGGGGACCCCTACCCTCACCACCGTCACGCCGGTGCTGCTCGCCGGATTGGCGCTCACCGGCGTGGCCGTGCGCGGGCTGGATGCGCTGGCGCTCGGCGACGACGTGGCGCGTGGCATCGGCATCCGGGTCAGCCGAACCCGACTCGTCGCCGGACTCGGTGTCATCCTGCTGACGTCGACCGCTGTCGCGGCGGTCGGGCCGATCGGCTTTGTCGGGCTGGTTGTACCGCATGCCGCCCGCGCGCTCACCGGACCGAGGCACGGTTGGCTGCTGCCCTACGCGGCGGTGCTCGGTGCGACGCTGCTGGTCGCGGCCGATGTGGTCGGACGGGTAGTCGTGCGGCCGGGGGAACTGCAGGTCGGCGTGGTCACGGCGGTCGTCGGCGCTCCGGTCGTGCTGCTGCTGGTGCGGCGGGCCAAGCTCGCAGGAGCGGTGCTGTGA